Proteins encoded together in one SAR202 cluster bacterium window:
- a CDS encoding type II toxin-antitoxin system ParD family antitoxin, translating into MQIHLTPESEKFIKSKVDSGEYESSSKVIEEALRVLAIRERKLQDLRKAIQEGLDSGPSTPMDIEDIIRRGHERLKTRVSESG; encoded by the coding sequence ATGCAGATTCACTTGACGCCGGAGTCCGAGAAGTTCATCAAGTCCAAGGTGGATTCGGGCGAGTACGAATCTTCAAGCAAGGTCATTGAAGAGGCGCTCCGCGTGCTGGCAATACGTGAAAGGAAGCTTCAGGACCTCCGGAAAGCCATCCAGGAGGGTCTCGACAGCGGTCCGTCTACGCCGATGGATATTGAGGACATCATTCGCAGAGGTCACGAGCGACTTAAAACACGCGTGTCTGAGTCAGGCTAA